In Shinella sp. XGS7, the genomic window TATTTGCGCGACAAACCCTGTCGGAATGTGAGACTGTGCGGCAACTCGGAACTTGAGGTTTGTCGTGCATGTTGATCGGTTACATGCGGGTATCGAGCGGTGATGAGCGGCAGTCGGTTGCCTTGCAGCGCGACGCCCTGCTCGCCGCCGGGGTCGATCAGCGTCACCTGCATCAGGATCGCGCTTCGGGCGCGCGCGACGATCGGCCGGGGCTGAAGGCTTGCCTTGCAGAATTGTGCGAGGGCGACGTGTTGGTCGTTTGGAAGCTCGACCGTCTGGGCCGATCACTCTCCCACCTGATCCGGATCGTTGAGGATCTGAAGATGCGCGGGGTCGCCTTCCGCTCTTTGACGGAAGCTATAGACACGACGAATTCGCACGGTGCATTCCTGTTCAACCTGTTTGGCACGCTCGCCGAATACGAGAGAGTGCTGATCACGGAGCGGGTCAACGCTGGACTGGCGGCGGCACGCCGGCGCGGTCGCAAGGGCGGCAGGCCACCGACGATCGACACCGAAAAGGTTGAGCAGATTCTGGCGGCGCTGGAAGCCGGCGCCAGCAAGGCGTCGGTGTGTCGGACATTCAAGGTGCCGCGCTCGACTCTCATCGACACATTGCGGCGAGCCGGATGGACCGGACCGGGCAAAGAAGATGAGCCTGCTCCCCCAGTTTGAGAGCGGGTGTGACCGATGGCCTTCCTCGACGCGCAGTCGCGCACCGTTCTGTTCGACCCACCCGATGTTTATGAAGAGGCCCTCGCGCGCTATGCGCTGTCCGCTGAGGACATCGCTTTCGCCAAGGCGCATCGCCGATCGCATAATCGTCTGGGTTTTGCCATCCAACTCGCCCTGGTGCGTGATCTCGGTCGTCCGCTCCGCGCTGGGGAAGTTGCGCCTCAGGCAGTCGTCTCCGTTGTCGCCGACCAGCTGGACATCGACGCTGCGGTGTTCGCGCTCTATGCCCAGCGGGAGGAAACCCGTCGAGAACATACGCGGGAGATTGTCGTCGCACTGGATCTCCGGCCCGTCCGGGCGAGCGATTATCGATCCCTGATCACCGCGGCGGCACGCGAGGCAGCCGCGACCGAACAAGGCGAGCCGATCACCAAGGCCGTGATCGAAGCCCTGAAGGAGAGGAAGCTGCTCATTCCTGTGCCGGAACTGCTGATACGTCTGGCGATGGCGGGCCGGGCGGCGGCGCGACGACAGGCTTATCGCGGCTTGATCCGGGGCATGGAGCAACCGTCCATCGAGGCGCTTGATCAGCTTCTCATCGATCGGTCCGGCGATCGGAGCCATCTCGGCTGGATTGCGGAAGCGCCGGAGGGGACGAAACTGAAAAACCTCAAGGGCCTGATTGCCCGGCTTGAGGTTCTGCGTTGGGCGGCGATTTCCGATGAGCGACGTAAAACGATCCATGCCAACCGCTATGGCATCATCGCCCGGGACGCTCGCATTCTGCATGCCCGTGAGATACGACGCCTGACATCCGAGCGCCGCTACGCCACGCTGGCGGCGTTCGTCATCGAGAGGCAGGCGGCAATCACCGACCTTGTGATCGACATGTTCTGCAAACTGATCGGCAGCACCCGTCGCAAGGCTGAACTGAGCCGCACAGAACGCCGGCTGCAAGAAGCCGAGATTCTTGATGGGGTGGCGCTCGATCATC contains:
- a CDS encoding recombinase family protein — its product is MLIGYMRVSSGDERQSVALQRDALLAAGVDQRHLHQDRASGARDDRPGLKACLAELCEGDVLVVWKLDRLGRSLSHLIRIVEDLKMRGVAFRSLTEAIDTTNSHGAFLFNLFGTLAEYERVLITERVNAGLAAARRRGRKGGRPPTIDTEKVEQILAALEAGASKASVCRTFKVPRSTLIDTLRRAGWTGPGKEDEPAPPV